The following nucleotide sequence is from Oncorhynchus clarkii lewisi isolate Uvic-CL-2024 chromosome 6, UVic_Ocla_1.0, whole genome shotgun sequence.
cacatgctttgtttgcaaattatgtctgagtgttggagtgtgcccctggctatacgtcaataaaaatacaattaaattggTCTGATTTGATTAATATAAGGAACTTGAAAttatttacacttttacttttgatacttaagtacattttagcaattccatttacttttgatacttaagtatatttaaaaccaaatacttttagacttttactcaagtagtattttatttggtgactttcacttttacttgagttgttgtctattaaggtatcttatGACGATTGAGTACTTTTACCACCACTGCTGGGAATACCGATATGCATAGATCAGAaaaacagtatctggtgtgaccaccatttgcctcatgcagcgcaacatagagttgatcaggctgtttattgtggcctgtggaatgttgtcccactcctcttcaatggttgtacgaagttgctggatattggagggaactggaacacgctgttgtacacgtcaatccagagcatcccaaacatgctcaattagTGAcattgaagtgctttgaaaggctggtcatggctcacatcaacactatcatgccggaaaccctagatccactccattttgcataccgccccaacagatccacggatgatgcaatctcaatcgcactccacactgccctttcccacctggacaaaaggaacacctgtgtgagaatgttgttcattgactacagctcagcgttcaacaccatagtgccctcaaagctcatcactaagctaaggaccctgggactaaacacttccctctgcaactggatcctggacttcctgacaggccacccccaggtggtaagggtaggcggGTAAGGGtaggtgcgtgcttagtcccctcctgtactccctgttcacccacgagtgcaaggccaagcacaactccaacaccatcattaagtttgctgacaacacaacagtggtaggtcttatcaccaacaacaatgagacagcctatagggaggaggtcaaagacctggcagtgtggtgccaggacaaaaaactctccctcaaagtgagcaagacaaaggagctgatcatggactatagGAAAATGAGGGAAAATGaatatttggcatggatcctcaaaaagttctactgctgcaccatcgagagcatcctgaccggttgcatcaccatcTGGtatgtaaggcgctacagagggtagtgcccccagtacatcactggggccaagcttcctgacattcaggacatatactaggtggtgtcagaggaaggcctaaaaAAATCTCAAAGACTCcaatcacccaagtcatagactgttctctttgctacagcactacaagcggtaccggagcgccaagtataggacaaaaggctccttaacagcttctacccccaagccataagactgctgaacaattaatcaaatggtcacccgtattatttacattgacccccccccccccccctcacacatctttgtttttacactgctgctactcactgtttattatctatgcatggtcactttacaaattacctcaattaACCTGTACCCAtgcacagtgactctgtaccggtaccccctgtgtatagcctcgttTTTGTTAAGTACATTTCTCGtgttactttattttatttagtaaatattttcttaactccatttcttgaactgcattgttggttaatggcttttaagtaagcattttacggtaaagtctacaactcttgtattaggcgcatgtgacaaataaaatgtgatttgatttctggtgagtatgcagatgactgaagaactggaacattttcagcttccgggAATTGTGTAAAGATCTTTGAGACAAAGgtccatgcattatcatgctgaaacatgaggtgatggcggcggatgaaaggcactacaatgggcctcaggatctcgtcacggtatcgctgtgcattcaaattgccatcgataaaatgcaattgtgttcgttgtccgtagcttgtgccagcccataccataaccccaccatggggcagtcTGTTCACAACGTCACATCACAAATCGCTCTCCCAcacgacactatacatgatgtctgccatctgcccagtacagtgaAAACCGGATTCATCCATgcagagcacacttctccagcgtgccagtggccatccaAGTTGagaatttgcccactgaagtcagttacgaagccaaactgcagtcaggtcaagacccttgtgaggacgacaagcacgcagatgagcttccctgagacggtttctgacagtttgtgcataaATTCTTGGGTTGTGCAAacctacagtttcatcagctgacccggtggctggtctcagacgatcctgcaggtgaagaagctggatgtgaaggtcctgggcaggcatggttacacgtggtctgcggttgtgacgctggttggacgtactgccaaattctcaaaaacaacGTTGTTGGTGGCTTATGGTAGTGAAATGGACAttcaattatttggcaacagctctagtgTAAATTCCTGTAGTCaatatgccaattgcacactccctcaaaacttgagacatctgtggcaatatgttgtgacaaaactgcacattttagaatggccttttattgtttacagaacaaggtgcatctgtgtaatgagcatgttgtttaatcagcttcttaatacgacacacctgtcaggtggatggattatcttggcaaaggagaaatgcccaCAAACAGTgatgtaaaccaatttgtgcacaacaattcaaagaaatacgctttttgtgcatatggacaatttcttggatcttttatttcagctcatgaaacatgggaccaacactttgccatcttggcaaaggagaaatgctcacaaacagggatgtaaacaaatttgtgaacaattcaaagaaatacactttacatgtgtttatatttttgttcagtgtagttattaGTTATTTGGGGAATGTGGTACCATCACCTGGGACACTAGGGGGAGTGTTTTTATTACCTCCACTCCCTTTTCCCCTTCTATTCATAACAGGATAAACTATTGAGCAGTATggtataaaaaaaactaaaacatcaGTAGGCCTAATAACACAGAAAGAAGACAAGGGATCCAAATATGATCCAAATTCAGTCAATGTGCCACATGCTTGAAAGTTGAAAGGAACTCAACTACTGGGCGTGCTCGAGCAGATCAGATTTCTGCAGTCGGTGGCCATCGTTGATCACCAACTTTCAATGTGTGTTGCATTAGGCCATGGCCACATTACAATTTTGTGTATGAAAATTCCATATGGACGCAATTCTTTTTCAAATAGGAGTCTTCTGTTACCGGATAAATGACACAGAGTTCCTGACCAAAAATTCACAAATTGTCAAACTTTTTAAGTATGCAACTAGACTGAACACATCTGAAAAAAGTGGAGATGAGTTGTATTTTTGACAGACAAAAATGGACAATGATGTATGTCATATGATTGCATCCATGTTCAAGTCTCAGTATTCCCATACCCTTTAGACACCAACTGTACCCTGTAGCCACGGCCTGCATTGTGGGTGGCTCCATTGTCAACCAATtagggtgtttttgtttgacccacaCTAACGTCCCACACAATGTCAATTGATCCTTGATTGTGGGAACCTTAAACAGTATACTTTCATATCAACTCCAAGTACAAAAACTACCCTTACTGTATGTACACTGTTTTACCACAGACTCAGCTGAAGAGGTTTACTGTGGCACAGCTTGCACCTGAACCATAACACTTCCTGAGCTAATTGAAACGCAACTGGTGAGGAAGTGTCGTAGCTCTGTGGCAACCTGTGCCACAGTAAACATCGCCCAGAGAATCTGTGTTAAAACGGTTGCCTGGAGGAATGAACCCAAACTGTATTACTTGATGAAGTAGAACAGTGTTCCATTGTCATACGCAAGTAAAGAGTCCTGTTACAATTTCTACAAAGTGGACCTCCGTATTAAAATAAACACTTGGAAAACAAATCTTACCATTACAGTTTAAGTCTGTTTACACAAACATAGAGAACCCATCATTATGTGCTATTGACAAGTTATTCGTTTTGTGGTATGAAAATCATATTTAATTGATTTATCGCATGAAATTTAGTCTTCCAGACAATTCAGTTTGTGTGGTCTACCCTCAATTCCTGCATTACGCCAGTCATCAAATCTAACAGAAATGCATCACTTAAATCATTGCTTGCTTTTACACCAATGAGCCATTATCAAAATGAAATCCGTACAGTATTTAGTGTGATGCTGCTTCCTCTATAAACCACACATTATTCTCCCCATCGCCAAAATAATCCTGTATTCAAGATAGAACTGGGAAGTCTAGTATAACAGAGGAAAATAGAACAGAAGTGCCTTCAGTATTCATCAAGATTATCTGCCTTGGGGATGGATAGGCCTCTGTCCTTCAGTGCGGTCACCTTGGCTTTCTCTGTCTCCTGCTTGGCTTGCTGTTGCAATCGCTGCTCCTCTAGGATCTCCTCTATAGAAACCTGCTGCAAGACTGTGTCACACGGCTTATCCATGTCCTAAAGAGGGAAACACCATATTAAACTTACTGTAAACCTACATGTTACACATGTCCTGCTGGAGAACAATCGCAGTGGCACACACATGTAAACCCCAGCAACTGATTATCATCAactgtgtgatcagtgtgtgaaCCACGCAACTGAGGTGACAACTAAAGTTTAAGGCAAAATGAATCATGTGAGCATATTGGAAAACTGCTCTACACTCAATTAACTGGCCTAATCAACAGGCTACTTTAACACAAACACATTTCTATGTGTAGGCATACTGTACGAGGAAGGCTAAATAATCATTGATAAAGAACAAGAGGGTGGCATGGATGAATACTTACTATTTCACCAAGCAATACAACGTTCTCTCCTCTCACAATGAAGATTCCTCTGGGGATGTCCCCAAACTTCTTGCCCACATGGATGCGCTCCACTGTTTGATGGAAAACTAGGTTGGCTGAAAGAGAGGTTAAGAGATAGTGCAGTTGATATAATTTTCCCTTTGATTGCCTGAATGTAGCTACTTGTGAATACGTCACATTATTTCAAGGCTTACGTAGTAGGTATTTTAGTAAACTCAATTCCATCTCAATGTATGGAAGATATCCATAGGGGATCTAAACTAGAGCTAACTTAGTATGCCAACTCAACTAGTGTGTTTAAACTACTATAGGATTTGTTAGGTGGTTTATTTGCCATACCAAACTGGTCGATGCTTCTAAGAAACCCAATTAGCGTTCTTCCATCGCGAAGAAGTACAAGATGCTTTTCTGCAAGAGAAAAATTACTGTTTATAGTAGAACGACAGCAAGCGGATACAAAGTATCCAATCGTTGTTCCCAACACTGAGTTTGGAGAATACATAGTTACAAGAAGGGGTTTACAATATAACTGTAACTGTATCTAATAATCATGATCATCATCACTGTTTTCCGAAGGTTGGAAACAGTGCGGACTTGCTCACACTGCTGCCGTCACTCAGCCTAACATTCGCTATCCCTACTTACTGTCTATGTCATCAATGAGACTCGCGGTCCCTGGCATGTAGTTCATTGTGATCGTGTGTAGCTATCTCTGCGGTTAAATTGTAGCTAATCGCTGTGTATAAAATGTATTAAGCCATGAATCGTTCAAAATAAGATCAGAGTCTTAATAAGCATCTCTTCAGCAACACAAAAAAAGCACTTCCGGGTCACGGAATTTCCGATATTTTCATAACAAAAGTCCCCAACTTAGTAGTAGAAAGGTTCCAACAGCCTGTATTCTCTCTACAGGAAGCACACTTGCAGTAATGCACACTCGGGGAAAGACTTCCTGTCAAATATTAAACCCTTTAAGCACCAATGGCAAGGAACATTGGAAttgttttattatatttattCTGATGATCTAatatagatacactacatgaaaagtatgtggacatctgctcatcgaacatctaattccaaaatcatgggcattaatacggaGTTGGTTTACTGCTATAATAgtctccactcttttgggaaggctttccactagatgttggaacattgctgcggagacttgcttccattcagccacaagagcattagtgaggtcggacactgatgttgggcgattaggcctggctcgcagtcagcgttccaattcatcccaaaggagtttgatggggttgaggtcagggctctgggcaggccagtcaaattcatccacaccaatctcgacaaaccatttctgtacggaccttgctttgtgcacaggggcattgtcatgctgaaacaggaaagggccttccccaaactgttgccacaaagttggaagcacagaatcgtctagaatgtcattgtatgctgtagcattaagacttcccttcacaggaactaaggggcctaacccgaaccatgtaaaacagccccagaccattattcctcctccaccaaactttacagttgacattatgcattggggcaggtagcattctcctggcatctgccaaacccagattcattcgtcggactgccagatggtgaagcatgattcctCACTCGagagaacgagtttccactgctccagagtccaatgacgacgagctttacaccactccagccgacgcttggcattgtgcatggtgatcttatgcttATGTGCGGCTGCTGGGCTATTGAAACCAATTTCATGacgctcccgactaacagttcttgtgcagatgttgcttccagaggcagtttggaactaagGATTTAGATTTAGGACATTGCATGTTTCTAATAATGTAATTCCTTTAAATAAGCAGGCCTTTAATTTTTAAGACACATTTCCTGTATCTATGACGCCCGCCGCTTGGTGAAATGCAGACCCGGTGGCGAGCGTGGTAAAACTGAAAAGACATCGTCTGTCCTTTTGAATCAGAGTCTTTACCTGATAAAGTAATGATAGGATGTGTCAATTATTCAGTGAGAGCTTTTGTGTCAAACCCACAACAGTGTTTCTGATGCTAAGCTCATGGTCATGTTGCAGTAgagtgtaggagggagattccaagatgtgagaagtgtgcaggaagACATGGGACAAAGCAATGTGTGGTGTCGGTGGAAAAAaactgtcactgtcactagccggctaccacctgaTTACTCATCCCTGAACCTTAGAGgatgctgccctatgtacatagatcTGTAACACTGGTCACGTTAATAATTTTTACATACAGCGTTACTCATTtaatatgtatatgctgtattctagtcaagtacattctattcaactattgctgtacatgTACAATTCTATACATGTATTCTTCAGACGTACTATGTATTCTGTCCACATACTacccataatgtctatacattccatcacacacatacagtaccagtcaaaagtttggacacacctactcattcaagggtttttctttatttgtactatttttacattgtagaataatagtgaagacatcaaaactataacatAACACATATGGGAAAAAAGTGTTAATATATTTTacatacttcaaagtagccaccctttgccttgatgacagctttgcatactcttggcactctcaaccagcttcacctggaatgcttttccaactgtcttgaaggagttcccagatatgctgagcacttgttgactgcttttccctcactctgtggtgcaactcatcccaaaccatctcaattgcattgaggttgggtgattgtggaggccaggtcatctgatgcagcactccatcactctccttggtcaaataacccttacacagcctggaggtgtgttgggtcattgtcctgttgaaaaacaaatgatagtcccactaagcacaaaccagatgggatggcgtatcgctgcataatgctgccatgctggttaactgtgccttgaattctaaattagtCACAGACAGTGTccaagcaaagcacccccgcacctcctccatgcttcacggaacATATCCTCTTTAGcagtggtaactctgggtcttcctttggtcttcctttcctgtggtggtcctcatgagagccagtttcatcatagcgcttgatggtttttgagactgcacttgaagaaactttaaacgTTTTTGAaactttccagattgactgaccttcatgtcttaaagcaataATGGACTaccttttctctttgcttacatgagctgttcttggcattggctcaaacgcattaaggaaagaaattccacaaatgaactttgaacaaggcacacctattaattaaaatgcattccagatgactacctcatgaagctggatgagagaataccaagagtgtgcaaagccgtcatcaaggcaaagggtggctactttgaagaatctcaaatataacaaaatatattttaatttgttaaacactttatACCagtgctacacctggctatcagcaaaACAGtgcattcagcctcatttactgcctttcaaaaaacatagctgatatggctgacttgcttaaacaaatgttgtttcgactgacaattgagatgtacaaactatgacaTAAGTGGATGACAAGTGGATAAGCGTCAATCTGTAATTTCGataaagacattaatgagcgagctaggacggacgtagtcaacataactatttgttcagcacttttgaaatgtacagcgacagaattcagaacatgggccgttctcaCAGCGTTCTTCTTGTACACCAAGTCAgcaccataggataaataaagggggcatctATGCAGACAATGAAAACTCTTACAATATTCTATGATAACATTTctcaggttataggctacatgtgcaccaccaagtcagaacagtaagcAAAATTAataggtgaaaatagaccaaattattagggtgatgcacatgggctactaacagcttactacccaacatttatgcagcagcatacaagacatttttggactcaccttttGTGCTGTGCTTACTTGAACAGGAaagtggcgcggcggtccttcatgggcaaattttgtcatcaaagtctgtcattctctggacTTATGGTGctgacaactgggaactcgggggaaAAAAGGTTGAATCAGTGATGACGTCAGTGaccttcaggtcgtagctctagaaagagaccCGAGTtccaattccgagttggatgaaagttcaaaacgtattttcccagttgtAGCTCGTTTTTCCAtagttctcagttgtcttgaacaaactaaagtcagattttgcagttaagttgttttgaacgcgacaCAAATCATGcttaattgacagcatggccaatgttgaatgtttataattttaaacaaggaaaagagacccttaaccttagatttgggaccacacagccgctccactgaatagcaggctaatgattgctttgtaatgcttgcagttagccactgattccttccaaaccactcattgttgaattccTGATTTCCAACATGTTGTGTAATGTAGccatcatcctccacatacaccacccgttctgccagtcacattctgttaaaggtccccaaagcacacatatccctgggtcactcctcttttcagttcgctgcagctagcgactggaacgagctgcaacaaacactcaaactggacagttttatctcaatctcttcattcaaagactcaatcatggacactcttactgacggttgtggctgctttgcgtgatgtattgttgtctctaccttcttgccctttgtgctgttgtctgtgcccaataatgtttgtaccatgttttgtgctgctaccatgtagtgttgttgtcatgttgtgttgctaccatgctgtattgtcatgtgttgctgcattgggtctctctttatgtagtgtttgtgtttactgatcatgaaaagcTACTTGCTGTATTAACCAAAGACGGTACAGTATGAAGATACGCGAAAACTGCTTCTCCAACAGAAATCCCAGATCACACTTGTAGGCAATGTTAttcttcttctgtggattttatatggcagttggcaaccaactttaaggtgaaggaaaaaggaaaccgcacactgctctttgTAGTATCACTGATATTTAATAAGCTTATGACCTAAAGCATGACATTTCTacctttagattttgtggcatagagaaagttaagatatcagacaggggaggtgatattaataatactctgagcaaaagagaatgtttttggattttcaccctccagacattatttcctaaaggacttaatgatgaaatgtctatgtatgttatgttgtgaatttgaacGTGAATTATGTACCTATTTAAGATTACTCTGTTTTTTGTAAGATGTACCCAATGATTAATGATAACTTGCTgtgtcctcattgtggttttatGGAATTGTTTAAAGCGTCTTATTTATACACTCTTGTAGTGTTTGTGAGATGCATGTTATATCAggtagcacttatttgtttttcctttgcCTCCAACCCCTTTCCATGcgtggaacggatgtgggtggggctaggtctacataacggtgcaattttttttttttaatcacaaaagctctgacgaggGCCGTGATGCCGATACTTAAGTTTATTAAATATCAGTGATACTACCAatagcagtgtgcggtttcctttttccttcgtTTTGTTCAACGGTTGCTATGCACCTGCAAAGAGATTGCTCAGATTttcgagtgccttttgaattttgaaccaactttaaggtgcatcaTCGCCagcaactggactggagtgtacACCAGAGACAGTGAAGTCGGATGTTCCCCACTACTTTCAATGTGCTACTTAGCCTTGtgtgtcccagtctcagccttgtgACTACgctttccttcctcccttctctctcggcCTGAGGACCACCCTTCCCCACCTTTTCCTGGATCTTATACAGGTGTCTTCCCTTActctccctgttccacaactcttGCCACTTTTTTTTAACCACTGTTCTTATTAATCCCCTGCGTAGAAACACGcgccgaactgcgcatgtgcaggcgGTCAAAATCAAAAGGCACTCCTTCactataaagttgtttttgaggaAAATAAAAACCTTTCAGTTTCTCACTTTCACGAGGTTGAAGTAATAACACGTTCAACTACTTAAGAAATTGTCTCGAATCTAGGTTGTGTCTTTAGATTGAGAAAATTAACAATTAAAGGAATcatttttcacttctctcattgacttccaAACCCCTGCCTGGTCGTCTGGTCTGTTTCACAAGCGTTCTCGAAAGTCTTGCGACGTTGTGGTCTgtgtttagaaactctgtggtatAACTATGATAGAGCAAAATATAAACAATTGTTTTGCATGAAATAATCGTAAATGTTGAGTTCTGACGATGCTCTTCAAGGGGTGATGATATTACAACCAAATAGTTAAAATTAATTTAACAATACTTTGAAAAGGGTTAAGCAGTTGTCATTGGTTTTAGCTGGGATTGACTAGCCACCTAGCAGGCAAATCGAACGCCGTGCACGTTATTGTGACGTTTTATTGATAACGACCTATTCTACTGACGCACGTGGTGAAAAGGGAGGGGCGAAAAATTAAAGGGGCAAAGCATAAAATACTTGTCATTCAAACGTTTCCATACTTTGCTGTCCATGATCAATGCATTAACTGGAGCGTTTCAATAAAGCAATTTTGTCCCCAATATCAGTCTATCCTATTTGACAGTTAATTGTATCACGATTATTTGTATGGCAAACGACAGGAGTGCTGGGGACGCTGCTTGGGTTATGCATCATCAAATGCCGTCGAATCCCAAAGCCGCCTGGCCTTCAAATTACAACTCAGAAAATAATAACGTGAACTGGAGTAACGCTATGGTAAGTCACATTGTGTAGCTAATTCATATCAACACGTACTTATGTTTTTAATTTTAGAACACACGGGTTAATGTCAGTAAACAAGCTTTGTCTCGTACTGTGTAAATTTAACGTCATTAGGTtaagctagttagctagcctatgttttagccagctaacgttatctagctagccGTCTTCTGACAGTACGTCCAATCTAGCTAGTTAGTAAGATTTGCAATACTGCTTGCTTAGCTATATTTGACAAGCAGATTTTCTAGCTAGCTATCTCGTTTGTAGTATATGATAAATAGCCTAGTTAGAAAAACAGTTGAGACTACAATGCATAGCTAACTAGGTATCTATAACTTAATAGTCCAATACCAAAGGGTCCTATAACATTACTTTTTTTATGGGGCTTTCACGACAACTAGGAACTTGAGGGaaaaacgaggtcaaatcatgacgtcagtcaTATTCAGGTCGCAAAAGGAGTTGTAGAAACATACctattttggtccattcaacaactgAGCGATACAACCCCTGTTAAATCTGGATGTTGTATCtataccttctcatgcctttatTGGAACGGATTTAGTGATACTATCTGTTGGAAAAAGTTTAATGTTGCCagatacctacttgttaacaaaattaaggaagtttccttgaAAATTGTTCTTAAATATTAAACATGTACTTCCTGTATTGATTTATTGTtaataattatacattttttaaacctggaaataaaaataaataaataaagctgtagaaagatgcccgagtttcctgtttggaattccaagttggatgacagtaaaatatatttttcccaGTCAaagctttttttttcttctagttcccagttgttttgaacgccgCAATAGATCATCGGTGACTTAACGTCAACACATTTGTTTCCGATGAgaatagagagcaatagtaatggctTCTTTTTGTAGGCACCAACTCTGCTATGGTTTTGAACGAAGCCTAAGATAAAATTTGGTTTTTGTAGGGTTTTTGGGATAAACGGCGAAAATAAGGAGTGTGGGAAACACAGACgtagatcttatacgttttgtacTATGAGAATCTTCATCAGCTAACCTCAacttttgtgaattttgaagcagttatcattttttttaaacccaCAAAGcacaaaggcttcataattcataatatCTGTCAGTTAACATTACTTTTATCTTATAGAACAACATTTTTATAAGCCTGTGTTTACCTCAGACCTTCAGCGTTTATTCCAAAATCCTATTCTTTCCC
It contains:
- the LOC139411141 gene encoding U6 snRNA-associated Sm-like protein LSm1; this translates as MNYMPGTASLIDDIDKKHLVLLRDGRTLIGFLRSIDQFANLVFHQTVERIHVGKKFGDIPRGIFIVRGENVVLLGEIDMDKPCDTVLQQVSIEEILEEQRLQQQAKQETEKAKVTALKDRGLSIPKADNLDEY